One part of the Longimicrobiaceae bacterium genome encodes these proteins:
- the mnmE gene encoding tRNA uridine-5-carboxymethylaminomethyl(34) synthesis GTPase MnmE, whose translation MDNQPTISGNPFGDTIAAIATAPGRGAVAMLRVAGPRALAVVQRLTGRQEAPQARVQRLAALRHPETGELLDRALVAFFPAPASYTGDDTVEISTHGGALTPQLVLDALLAAGARPAQPGEFTRRAYLNGKLDLLQAEAVGDLIDGRSRALHRAAVHQMERGLSRRVEELRAAIIGAEALLIYSIDFPEEDEPPVPPARIRAAVEDVLARIDALLATAPEGEMLREGALTVLAGRPNSGKSSLFNALLGTERAIVTEVPGTTRDALEASMSVDGYPFRLVDTAGLRETADRVESIGIEVARRYLAAADLVLFCAEAGREMEDDERAFLSGLDPGRVVLVRTKADCVASAEATLDAGDPATDYREMDDTASLSTAAVSASTGDGLPELRAVLLRKAFGGILGDPGEAPLVTRERHARALRAARDEVAQFAGAFAAGIPMEFAATHLRAAVGALEDLVGVVTVDDLLDRVFGDFCVGK comes from the coding sequence ATGGACAACCAGCCAACTATCTCCGGAAACCCGTTCGGCGACACCATCGCCGCCATCGCGACGGCACCTGGCCGCGGAGCGGTGGCGATGCTGCGTGTGGCAGGACCGCGGGCGCTCGCCGTCGTCCAGCGCCTTACGGGGCGTCAGGAAGCCCCACAGGCGCGCGTGCAACGGCTGGCCGCCCTGCGGCACCCGGAGACCGGCGAGCTGCTGGATCGCGCGCTGGTGGCCTTCTTCCCCGCCCCAGCGAGCTACACGGGCGACGACACGGTGGAGATCTCCACCCACGGCGGTGCGCTCACCCCGCAGCTCGTGCTCGATGCGCTGCTCGCCGCCGGCGCCCGCCCCGCGCAACCCGGTGAGTTCACGCGCCGTGCGTACCTGAATGGCAAGCTGGACCTGCTCCAGGCCGAGGCGGTGGGCGACCTGATCGACGGCCGCTCGCGTGCCCTGCACCGTGCCGCCGTGCACCAGATGGAGCGCGGCCTCTCGCGCCGCGTCGAGGAGCTGCGCGCGGCCATCATCGGCGCCGAGGCGCTGCTCATCTACTCCATCGACTTCCCCGAAGAAGACGAGCCGCCCGTCCCGCCCGCCCGCATCCGCGCCGCGGTCGAAGACGTGCTCGCCCGCATCGACGCGCTGCTCGCCACCGCGCCCGAGGGAGAGATGCTGCGCGAGGGTGCACTCACGGTACTCGCCGGCCGCCCAAACTCCGGCAAGTCGTCGCTCTTCAACGCGCTGCTGGGCACCGAGCGCGCGATCGTCACGGAGGTCCCCGGTACCACGCGCGACGCGCTGGAGGCGTCCATGTCGGTAGATGGGTATCCGTTCCGGCTGGTGGACACCGCCGGTCTGCGCGAGACGGCCGATCGCGTGGAAAGCATCGGCATCGAAGTCGCGCGCCGCTACCTGGCCGCCGCCGACCTGGTGCTCTTCTGCGCAGAGGCGGGACGTGAGATGGAAGACGACGAGCGCGCCTTCCTCTCCGGGCTTGACCCAGGCCGTGTCGTCCTCGTCCGCACCAAGGCCGACTGTGTCGCATCTGCGGAGGCGACTCTGGACGCGGGTGATCCGGCAACGGACTATCGGGAGATGGATGATACTGCATCCCTTTCGACCGCCGCCGTCTCCGCATCCACCGGCGATGGGCTTCCGGAGTTGCGCGCTGTGCTGCTGCGGAAAGCGTTCGGAGGAATCCTGGGCGACCCCGGAGAGGCACCGCTCGTCACGCGGGAGCGCCACGCCCGCGCCCTCCGCGCCGCCCGCGACGAGGTCGCCCAGTTCGCCGGCGCGTTCGCCGCCGGCATCCCGATGGAGTTCGCCGCGACGCACCTCCGCGCGGCCGTCGGCGCCCTCGAGGACCTCGTCGGCGTCGTCACGGTGGACGACCTCCTCGACCGCGTCTTCGGCGACTTCTGCGTCGG